The following proteins come from a genomic window of Streptomyces liliiviolaceus:
- a CDS encoding acyl-CoA mutase large subunit family protein yields the protein MTRVSESGLPIEPVYGPVDLEGWDPAEKLGAYPFTRGVHPSMYTGRPWTMRQYAGFGTAVESNARYKQLIADGTMGLSVAFDLPTQMGHDSDAPISHGEVGKIGVAVDSIDDMRVLFGGIPLDKVSTSMTINAPAALLLLMYQLVGEEQGVSPSQLTGTVQNDVLKEYIAQGTYIFPPRPSLRLTADIFKYCQAEMPKWNTISISGYHMAEAGASPAQEIAFTLADGIEYVRTAVAAGMDVDDFAPRLSFFFVARTTTLEEVAKLRAARRIWARVMRDEFGARNPKPLMLRFHTQTAGVHLTAQQPEVNLVRVTVQGLATVLGGTQSLHTNSFDEAIALPTDKSARPALRTQQVLTYETDVTATVDPFAGSYAVEKMTDDVEAAAIALMRRIEDLGGAVAAIEQGFQKGEIERSAYRVAQETGSGERVVVGVNRFQLDAEEAYEPLHVEPAIEAQQAERLAKLRAWRCQERVDAAIALTQKAAEGTDNVLYPMKEALAAGATVGEVCNALREVWGVYVPHDSF from the coding sequence GTGACGCGTGTGTCGGAGTCCGGGCTGCCCATCGAACCGGTTTACGGGCCGGTCGACTTGGAGGGCTGGGACCCGGCGGAGAAGCTGGGTGCGTACCCGTTCACTCGCGGCGTCCACCCGTCCATGTACACCGGTCGGCCCTGGACCATGCGGCAATACGCCGGTTTCGGCACGGCCGTGGAGTCCAACGCCCGCTACAAGCAACTGATCGCCGACGGCACGATGGGCCTGTCGGTGGCGTTCGACCTGCCCACGCAGATGGGCCACGACTCCGATGCGCCGATCTCGCACGGTGAGGTCGGCAAGATCGGCGTGGCGGTCGACTCGATCGACGACATGCGGGTGCTGTTCGGCGGGATCCCGCTGGACAAGGTGTCGACGTCGATGACGATCAACGCACCGGCCGCCCTGCTCCTGTTGATGTACCAGTTGGTCGGCGAGGAGCAAGGCGTGTCGCCCTCGCAGCTGACGGGCACGGTCCAGAACGATGTGCTGAAGGAGTACATCGCCCAGGGCACGTACATCTTCCCGCCCAGGCCTTCTCTGCGTCTGACCGCGGACATCTTCAAGTACTGCCAGGCCGAGATGCCGAAATGGAACACCATCTCGATCTCCGGCTACCACATGGCGGAGGCAGGTGCCTCGCCGGCGCAGGAGATCGCTTTCACGCTGGCGGACGGCATCGAGTACGTGCGCACGGCGGTCGCGGCCGGCATGGACGTCGACGACTTCGCGCCCCGCCTGTCGTTCTTCTTCGTGGCGCGTACGACGACCCTGGAGGAGGTCGCCAAATTGCGTGCGGCACGCCGGATCTGGGCCCGAGTGATGCGGGACGAGTTCGGCGCGAGGAACCCCAAGCCTCTGATGCTGCGGTTCCACACGCAGACGGCAGGGGTGCATCTGACGGCTCAGCAACCTGAGGTCAACCTCGTCCGGGTTACTGTGCAGGGTCTGGCCACCGTGCTCGGTGGCACGCAGTCGCTGCACACGAATTCTTTCGACGAGGCGATCGCCCTGCCGACGGACAAGTCCGCTCGGCCGGCCCTGCGTACCCAGCAGGTCCTCACATACGAGACGGACGTGACGGCGACGGTCGACCCGTTCGCGGGCTCGTACGCCGTCGAGAAGATGACCGACGACGTCGAGGCCGCCGCGATCGCATTGATGAGACGGATCGAGGACCTGGGTGGCGCGGTCGCGGCGATCGAACAAGGCTTCCAGAAAGGCGAGATCGAGCGCAGCGCCTACCGGGTCGCGCAGGAGACGGGCTCCGGCGAGCGGGTCGTGGTCGGTGTCAACCGGTTCCAACTCGACGCGGAGGAGGCGTACGAGCCCCTGCACGTCGAGCCGGCCATCGAAGCCCAGCAGGCAGAACGGTTGGCGAAACTGCGGGCCTGGCGTTGCCAGGAGCGAGTAGACGCCGCCATCGCCCTTACCCAGAAGGCAGCCGAGGGCACCGACAACGTGCTGTACCCGATGAAGGAAGCGCTCGCGGCGGGCGCCACCGTCGGCGAAGTGTGCAATGCGCTGCGCGAGGTATGGGGCGTATACGTCCCACACGACAGTTTCTGA
- a CDS encoding TetR/AcrR family transcriptional regulator gives MAVAQELFGEQGPKASLDEIARRAGIGNATLYRHFPGRHALLAAALERIVVTGADAAEEAAAREDDPFAALSSFAQAIARARLAALCCVSDELTKEWQGLAQQRERLVHAAQRLLSRAQQAQQICADISLEEFMGVVIQLSRPLPGTSWSATDRFSPRILQVYLDGLYVEN, from the coding sequence TTGGCCGTCGCCCAGGAACTGTTCGGGGAGCAGGGGCCGAAAGCTTCCTTGGACGAGATTGCGCGCCGCGCGGGAATCGGCAACGCGACTCTCTACCGCCACTTTCCTGGACGCCATGCTCTCCTCGCGGCAGCACTGGAGCGGATTGTTGTGACCGGAGCCGACGCGGCGGAAGAGGCCGCCGCCCGGGAAGACGATCCGTTTGCCGCGCTCAGCAGCTTCGCGCAGGCCATCGCCCGTGCGCGGCTCGCCGCTCTGTGCTGCGTGTCGGACGAACTCACCAAGGAATGGCAGGGACTGGCTCAGCAGAGAGAGCGTCTGGTGCACGCCGCGCAGCGCCTGCTGAGCCGTGCGCAGCAGGCGCAACAGATATGCGCGGATATCTCCCTGGAGGAGTTCATGGGGGTTGTCATCCAACTCAGCCGCCCACTGCCAGGCACCAGTTGGTCCGCCACCGACCGGTTCAGCCCGCGCATTCTGCAGGTGTATCTCGACGGCCTGTACGTGGAGAACTGA
- a CDS encoding arsenate-mycothiol transferase ArsC, with translation MNASPPPVFPDQRLAAGVSRLASRYRGQFSAETIQRVVIDSYDRLAQPARVRGHLVVLAERLATERLDALAHVEEQSDVGLPRVLFVCAHNAGRSQMAATLLAHRAAGQVVVSSAGTHPASDVEPAVVQVLTEAGLNLSDAFPKPLTEEVVQAADVVITMGCGDACPVVPGRRYLDWPISDPEGAPITVVRDIRDEIDARITDLLDSLPHA, from the coding sequence ATGAACGCATCCCCACCCCCGGTTTTCCCCGATCAGCGCCTTGCAGCAGGCGTGTCCCGGCTCGCGTCGCGTTACCGCGGCCAGTTCTCGGCAGAGACCATCCAGCGAGTCGTCATCGACTCCTACGACCGTCTCGCCCAGCCCGCCCGCGTCCGCGGTCACCTCGTCGTGCTCGCCGAGCGCCTCGCCACCGAGCGTCTTGACGCTCTCGCCCACGTCGAGGAACAGTCCGACGTCGGACTGCCCCGAGTGCTGTTCGTCTGCGCTCACAACGCCGGCCGCTCCCAGATGGCGGCCACCCTTCTCGCCCATCGCGCGGCCGGACAGGTGGTCGTCTCCTCCGCCGGCACGCACCCGGCCTCCGACGTCGAACCGGCCGTCGTCCAGGTGCTGACCGAAGCCGGCCTGAACCTCAGCGACGCGTTCCCCAAGCCGCTCACCGAGGAGGTCGTCCAGGCCGCCGACGTCGTCATCACCATGGGCTGCGGCGACGCCTGCCCGGTCGTACCGGGCCGCCGCTACCTCGACTGGCCCATCAGCGACCCCGAGGGCGCACCGATCACTGTCGTACGCGATATCCGCGACGAGATAGACGCCCGCATCACCGACTTGCTCGATTCCCTGCCGCACGCCTGA
- the arsB gene encoding ACR3 family arsenite efflux transporter produces the protein MTPTEAPVTTTEDPSVVAKLSTLDRFLAVWILAAMALGLGLGRLIPGLNDALAKVEIGGISLPIAVGLLIMMYPVLAKVRYDKLDAVTGDRRLMAASLVINWIVGPAIMFALAWIFLPDLPEYRTGLIIVGLARCIAMVIIWNDLACGDREAAAVLVALNSVFQVLAFGLLGWFYLDLLPGWLGLGDGEHLDISMWKIALNVVIFLGVPLLAGFLTRRIGEKKLGRERYESNFLPKIGPWALYGLLFTIVILFALQGKTITSQPLDVVRIALPLLVYFAVMWFGTFALGKVIGLAYDRTATLAFTAAGNNFELAIAVAIATFGVTSGQALSGVVGPLIEVPVLVALVYVSLAWRRKFSADRQLTSTSHES, from the coding sequence GTGACCCCCACCGAAGCACCCGTGACCACCACCGAGGACCCCTCGGTCGTCGCGAAGCTCTCGACGCTCGACCGCTTTCTCGCCGTCTGGATCCTCGCCGCCATGGCCCTCGGCCTGGGCCTCGGCAGGCTCATCCCCGGCCTGAACGACGCTCTCGCCAAGGTCGAGATCGGCGGCATCTCGCTGCCCATCGCCGTCGGCCTGCTGATCATGATGTACCCGGTCCTGGCCAAGGTCCGCTACGACAAGCTCGACGCCGTCACCGGCGACCGCAGGCTCATGGCCGCGTCGCTGGTCATCAACTGGATCGTCGGCCCCGCGATCATGTTCGCGCTGGCCTGGATCTTCCTGCCGGACCTGCCCGAGTACCGCACCGGCCTGATCATCGTTGGGCTCGCCCGCTGCATCGCCATGGTCATCATCTGGAACGACCTCGCCTGCGGCGACCGCGAAGCCGCCGCCGTCCTGGTCGCGCTCAACTCGGTCTTCCAGGTCCTGGCGTTCGGCCTGCTCGGCTGGTTCTACCTCGACCTGCTGCCCGGCTGGCTCGGCCTGGGCGACGGCGAGCACCTCGACATCTCCATGTGGAAGATCGCCCTGAACGTCGTCATCTTCCTCGGAGTCCCGCTCCTGGCCGGGTTCCTGACCCGCCGGATCGGCGAGAAGAAGCTCGGCCGCGAGAGGTACGAGTCCAACTTCCTCCCGAAGATCGGCCCCTGGGCCCTGTACGGCCTGCTCTTCACGATCGTCATCCTCTTCGCCCTGCAGGGAAAGACGATCACCTCCCAGCCGCTGGACGTGGTCCGTATCGCGCTGCCGCTGCTCGTGTACTTCGCGGTCATGTGGTTCGGCACCTTCGCCCTCGGCAAGGTGATCGGCCTGGCGTACGACCGCACGGCGACGCTCGCCTTCACGGCTGCCGGCAACAACTTCGAGCTGGCGATCGCGGTCGCCATCGCCACCTTCGGCGTCACCTCAGGACAGGCCCTGTCGGGCGTTGTCGGCCCGCTGATCGAAGTGCCGGTCCTGGTCGCCCTCGTGTACGTCTCCCTGGCCTGGCGACGGAAGTTCAGCGCCGACCGACAGCTGACGTCCACCTCACACGAAAGCTGA
- a CDS encoding arsenate reductase ArsC — MSPTPLASVLFVCVHNAGRSQMAAGFLNHLAGDRVEVRSAGSIPGNQVNPAAVEAMNEVGVDISDQRPKILTTEAVQASDYVITMGCGDACPIFPGKRYLDWDLEDPAGKGVESVRPIRDEIKTRIEALIAEIDAKREA, encoded by the coding sequence ATGTCCCCGACTCCACTCGCCTCCGTGCTGTTCGTCTGCGTCCACAACGCGGGGCGATCACAGATGGCCGCCGGATTCCTCAACCACCTCGCGGGCGACCGGGTCGAGGTCCGCTCCGCTGGTTCGATCCCGGGCAACCAGGTCAACCCGGCCGCCGTCGAGGCCATGAACGAGGTCGGCGTCGACATCTCCGACCAGAGGCCAAAGATCCTCACCACCGAGGCCGTGCAGGCGTCCGACTACGTCATCACGATGGGCTGCGGGGACGCCTGCCCGATCTTCCCCGGCAAGAGGTACCTGGACTGGGACCTGGAAGACCCGGCCGGCAAGGGCGTCGAGTCCGTACGCCCCATCCGCGACGAGATCAAGACCCGTATCGAGGCCTTGATCGCTGAGATCGATGCCAAGCGGGAGGCGTGA
- a CDS encoding ArsR/SmtB family transcription factor, producing MLTSVDTDLIRVLADPLRLHIVTLLARETLCTTHLVEETGAKQTNLSNHLRVLREAGVVETEPCGRFTYYKLRPDVIDRLAGQFADLAASARSAADNKRACP from the coding sequence ATGCTGACATCAGTCGACACTGATCTGATCCGTGTTTTAGCCGACCCGCTCAGACTCCACATCGTGACCCTGCTCGCCCGCGAAACGCTGTGCACCACCCACCTGGTGGAGGAGACCGGTGCCAAGCAGACCAACCTCTCCAACCACCTCAGGGTGCTGCGCGAGGCGGGGGTCGTCGAGACCGAGCCGTGCGGGCGGTTCACCTACTACAAGCTCCGCCCGGACGTGATCGACCGGCTCGCCGGCCAGTTCGCCGACCTGGCCGCGTCCGCTCGCAGCGCCGCCGACAACAAGAGGGCCTGTCCGTGA
- a CDS encoding IS5 family transposase (programmed frameshift) has translation MRRHELTDAQWRMIEPLLPDNGRPGGQWSDHRTVVNGVLFRARTGVPWPDLPERYGPWQTVYERHRRWSADGTWQRILTELQIEADAGDPDGALARRLDAEREWAVNIDSTSCRAHQHAAGARHRPAARLPRKGGGARVEADGREALGRSRGGVTTKVHLLADDRARPLTWLTSPGQRGDSPMLVPVLETVHIRRRGPGRPRRRPDRVRGDKAYSSRGNRAYLRRRGIKATIAEPNDQQANRRNRGRAGGRPPALDKAQYRRRSAVERCVSKWKQFRAVASRYDKRDYIFNGTLTITAIVIWLRDTVQEPSETP, from the exons GTGCGGCGACATGAACTGACCGATGCGCAGTGGCGGATGATCGAGCCCTTGCTGCCGGACAACGGCCGGCCGGGCGGGCAGTGGTCCGATCACCGGACCGTGGTCAACGGGGTGCTGTTCCGGGCCCGTACGGGGGTGCCCTGGCCGGACCTGCCGGAGCGGTACGGGCCCTGGCAGACCGTCTATGAACGACATCGCCGCTGGTCGGCGGACGGCACTTGGCAGCGGATCCTGACCGAGCTGCAGATCGAGGCGGACGCCGGTGATCCCGACGGCGCCCTGGCCCGCCGCCTCGATGCGGAGCGGGAGTGGGCGGTGAACATCGACTCCACCTCCTGCCGGGCTCACCAGCACGCGGCCGGGGCCCGGCACCGGC CCGCCGCGCGACTTCCCCGAAAAGGGGGCGGAGCCCGTGTGGAGGCTGATGGGCGGGAGGCGCTGGGACGCTCACGGGGCGGGGTGACCACCAAGGTCCATCTGCTGGCTGACGACCGGGCCCGCCCGCTGACCTGGCTCACCTCACCGGGCCAGCGGGGCGACAGCCCCATGCTCGTCCCCGTGCTGGAGACAGTGCACATCCGGCGGCGCGGTCCGGGCCGCCCGCGCCGCCGCCCGGACCGGGTGCGCGGCGACAAGGCTTACTCCAGCCGCGGCAACCGTGCCTACCTTCGCCGTCGGGGCATCAAGGCGACCATCGCCGAACCGAACGACCAGCAGGCCAACCGCCGCAACCGTGGCCGGGCCGGTGGCCGCCCACCCGCCCTCGACAAGGCCCAGTACCGACGGCGCAGCGCAGTCGAGCGGTGCGTGAGCAAGTGGAAACAGTTCCGGGCCGTGGCCAGCCGCTACGACAAACGCGACTACATCTTCAACGGCACCCTCACCATCACCGCGATCGTCATCTGGCTCCGAGACACCGTCCAAGAGCCGTCAGAAACGCCCTAG